The proteins below are encoded in one region of Aquisphaera giovannonii:
- a CDS encoding glycosyltransferase family 39 protein, which produces MVALWGLLTNLLLGLGAWCLARRVFRLTGGVEAALGAAVVAFAWVVLGMEILGTIGSLNPGAILGWSASLAGAGLIAMRRRAPAAPPEEGGEASGVERWRLDVLAAIGMTLWASAVLGMTSLLLPVKVVSDAPIYHLYFAVRWWKAGRLFLVPLPFGENAATYFPANGDVWFSWLTIAWGGDRLARVGQAPFLVASALASFAMARRLGAGRNAAAMACCWFVACTPFLIFSFEANVDTIFIAMYLCAALFFLRAAHGEAPGRSLALGGLGAGLSLGTKSVGVVFVIPLLALAIATVFARVRPIGRALRLAGLVGLAAVATGGYWYARNWLVTGNPVYPLRVTLLGRDLLPGCYDASAMRRSMYYIPREDLGALGDTLLAALDPRMAIFWLAALLGAWGLRAAGHRPPGLDRGTWAMSGLAVLNVVFYWAFIPYRTQQRFMLQAMGLAAVPLARMFDRRIGVFGPVAMGLLALHLLTPATWPVALEEANIPWDLSPLIPNTVGGTIRVFDLARDAASGRASLRPAPAAVLWTSAATGSCALLAAWAAGRRRPLVASAGLIGLAAAAAFGTGAIGADPRLLMYPGFRDFHAGWMNLEGRSGPEGVRVAYAGTNIPYYLFGGQLRNEVRYVNVDGHRDWLLHDYQRAAASRGEPPWPNSRPGWDRSNPDYDAWLANLEAERIQLLVVTRADPGEGAHNVADAERFPIERAWADRHPSRFEPLYGPAEGDPFFRIYRLRPRPR; this is translated from the coding sequence ATGGTCGCACTCTGGGGTCTGCTCACCAACCTCCTCCTCGGCCTCGGCGCGTGGTGCCTGGCGCGGCGGGTGTTCCGCCTGACGGGGGGCGTGGAGGCCGCCCTGGGCGCCGCGGTCGTCGCATTCGCCTGGGTCGTCCTGGGGATGGAAATCCTGGGCACGATCGGCAGCCTCAACCCCGGGGCCATCCTGGGATGGTCGGCCTCCCTGGCCGGTGCCGGGCTGATCGCGATGCGGCGGAGGGCGCCGGCCGCCCCCCCGGAGGAGGGGGGCGAAGCATCGGGCGTCGAGCGATGGAGGCTGGACGTCCTGGCGGCGATCGGCATGACGCTCTGGGCCTCGGCGGTCCTGGGCATGACCTCGCTCCTCCTGCCGGTCAAGGTCGTCAGCGATGCGCCCATCTATCATCTCTACTTCGCGGTCCGCTGGTGGAAGGCCGGGCGGCTGTTCCTGGTGCCCCTGCCCTTCGGCGAGAACGCGGCGACGTACTTCCCCGCCAATGGGGACGTCTGGTTCAGCTGGCTGACGATCGCGTGGGGGGGCGACCGGCTGGCGAGGGTCGGCCAGGCGCCGTTCCTCGTCGCGTCGGCCCTCGCGAGCTTCGCGATGGCCAGGCGGCTGGGGGCCGGCCGGAACGCCGCCGCCATGGCCTGCTGCTGGTTCGTCGCGTGCACGCCGTTCCTCATCTTCTCGTTCGAAGCCAACGTGGACACGATCTTCATCGCCATGTACCTCTGCGCGGCCCTTTTCTTCCTGCGGGCGGCGCACGGCGAGGCCCCCGGGCGGTCGCTGGCCCTGGGCGGGCTGGGGGCGGGCCTTTCGCTGGGGACGAAGTCCGTGGGCGTCGTCTTCGTGATCCCGCTGCTCGCCCTCGCGATCGCGACCGTCTTCGCCCGCGTCCGGCCGATCGGCCGCGCCCTGAGGCTCGCCGGGCTGGTCGGCCTCGCCGCGGTCGCGACGGGCGGATACTGGTACGCCCGAAACTGGCTGGTCACGGGGAACCCCGTGTATCCGCTCCGCGTGACGCTCCTCGGCAGGGACCTGCTCCCCGGCTGCTACGACGCCTCCGCGATGCGACGGAGCATGTATTACATCCCCCGGGAGGATCTGGGGGCTCTCGGGGACACGCTTCTGGCCGCGCTGGACCCGCGGATGGCGATCTTCTGGCTGGCCGCCCTGCTCGGAGCCTGGGGCCTTCGCGCCGCCGGGCATCGGCCGCCGGGTCTCGACCGCGGGACCTGGGCGATGTCGGGCCTGGCCGTGCTGAACGTCGTCTTCTACTGGGCGTTCATCCCGTACCGCACTCAGCAGCGATTCATGCTCCAGGCGATGGGGCTCGCGGCCGTGCCCCTGGCCCGGATGTTCGACCGGCGGATCGGGGTCTTCGGGCCGGTCGCGATGGGGCTCCTGGCACTCCACCTCCTCACGCCGGCGACCTGGCCCGTCGCACTCGAGGAGGCGAACATCCCCTGGGACCTGAGCCCACTCATCCCGAATACGGTCGGCGGCACGATCCGCGTGTTCGACCTGGCGAGGGACGCGGCCTCGGGGCGGGCTTCCCTGCGACCGGCCCCGGCGGCCGTCCTATGGACGTCGGCGGCGACGGGCTCGTGCGCCCTGCTCGCGGCCTGGGCCGCGGGGCGCCGCCGGCCGTTGGTCGCGTCGGCCGGGCTCATCGGGCTCGCGGCGGCCGCCGCGTTCGGCACCGGGGCGATCGGCGCGGATCCGCGACTGCTCATGTACCCGGGCTTCCGCGATTTCCATGCGGGCTGGATGAACCTGGAAGGCCGCTCCGGCCCCGAGGGCGTCCGGGTGGCCTACGCGGGGACCAACATCCCCTATTACTTGTTCGGCGGCCAGCTGAGGAACGAGGTCCGGTACGTGAACGTGGACGGGCATCGGGACTGGCTGCTGCACGATTATCAGCGGGCCGCCGCGTCGCGCGGCGAGCCCCCCTGGCCCAACTCTCGCCCCGGCTGGGACCGTTCGAATCCCGACTACGACGCCTGGCTGGCGAACCTGGAGGCCGAGCGGATCCAGCTCCTCGTGGTGACGCGGGCCGATCCGGGCGAGGGCGCCCACAACGTGGCGGACGCCGAGCGGTTCCCCATCGAGCGGGCATGGGCGGATCGGCACCCGTCGCGATTCGAGCCACTCTACGGGCCGGCCGAAGGGGACCCATTCTTCCGGATCTACCGGCTGCGCCCGCGACCGCGTTGA